Proteins encoded in a region of the Uloborus diversus isolate 005 chromosome 1, Udiv.v.3.1, whole genome shotgun sequence genome:
- the LOC129234263 gene encoding transcription elongation factor A N-terminal and central domain-containing protein 2-like gives MPKLKQATLSSLKGVVIMEDFIRHKNLLNNEDESDDAKLESLTYLKGKKPSKEIISSTGIGAVLRSFENHGNKKIADEAKDLCKFWELHTSQKCQPTVEVRYDNLTRHIRRTSTRLFAAELGDGEEDEKTADALEKEIFHKCNRFISKSYRKTVRKITFVLRHDGAEKEAFKNGKISPSQFVLKYIR, from the exons ATGCCAAAATTGAAGCAAGCTACTCTGTCTTCTCTTAAG GGTGTCGTCATAATGGAAGATTTCATTCGCCATAAGAATCTTCTGAATAATGAAGATGAATCTGATGATGCTAAATTAGAATCCCTTACTTATCTGAAAGGAAAGAAACCTTCTAAAGAAATCATTTCTTCTACTGGCATTG GTGCAGTTTTAAGATCATTCGAAAACCATGGcaacaaaaaaattgcagatgaaGCTAAAGATCTGTGTAAATTTTGGGAGCTGCACACAAGCCAAAAATGTCAGCCAACTGTTGAAGTCAGATATGACAATTTGACTCGCCATATTAGACGGACATCCACACGGCTGTTTGCAGCTGAACTTGGTGATggagaa GAAGATGAAAAAACTGCTGATGCTTTAGAAAAAGAGATATTTCATAAGTGTAATCGATTCATATCAAAGAGCTACAGAAAGACCGTCCGCAAAATAACATTTGTACTTAGACATGACGGTGCTGAAAAAGAAGCCTTCAAAAACGGGAAGATATCTCCTTCACAGTTTGTTTTGAAATATATCAGATGA